The Alnus glutinosa chromosome 7, dhAlnGlut1.1, whole genome shotgun sequence genome includes a region encoding these proteins:
- the LOC133872473 gene encoding protein MIZU-KUSSEI 1 has product MTKIDALIRRFLPSCFFPTTMIPTNPATATKRRLSTSLRDDLPQNTDPETKSQDQDDSTSNDTDSACTATTSTAAPPAQPRSSRTMVVGTIFGPRRGHVWFCVQHDRVSFKPTLLLELSIVTHQLVKEMRGGLVRIALKCDESELGSCPLRSVPVWTMYCNGRKLGFAAKRKASERVKSMLRTMQSTTVGAGVFPAALGSPDDEEVMYMRANYEHVVGNLDSESFHLVSPDECPGQELSVFLLRSRNGNLL; this is encoded by the coding sequence ATGACCAAGATCGACGCCCTGATCCGTCGATTCCTCCCTTCTTGCTTCTTCCCCACCACCATGATACCCACGAATCCCGCCACCGCCACCAAGAGACGCCTTAGCACCTCGCTCCGGGACGACCTCCCACAGAACACTGACCCAGAAACCAAGAGCCAAGACCAAGACGACTCCACCTCCAACGACACCGATTCTGCCTGCACCGCCACAACGAGTACTGCTGCTCCTCCTGCACAGCCTCGCTCCTCCCGGACCATGGTGGTCGGAACCATCTTTGGGCCCCGCCGCGGCCACGTCTGGTTCTGCGTCCAACACGACCGTGTCTCCTTCAAGCCCACCCTCCTACTCGAGCTCTCCATCGTCACCCACCAGCTCGTCAAGGAAATGCGCGGCGGGCTCGTCCGGATCGCCCTCAAGTGCGATGAATCCGAGCTGGGATCCTGCCCGCTCCGCTCTGTACCCGTCTGGACCATGTACTGCAATGGCCGCAAGCTCGGGTTCGCGGCCAAGAGGAAGGCAAGCGAGCGGGTCAAGTCGATGCTCAGGACCATGCAGTCCACGACGGTCGGAGCAGGGGTCTTTCCGGCCGCGTTGGGGTCACCGGACGACGAGGAGGTCATGTACATGAGGGCTAACTATGAGCACGTGGTGGGGAATTTGGACTCGGAGTCGTTCCACCTTGTCAGCCCGGACGAGTGCCCAGGTCAAGAACTCAGCGTGTTCTTGCTTAGGTCGAGGAATGGGAACCTTCTTTGA